Sequence from the Helianthus annuus cultivar XRQ/B chromosome 13, HanXRQr2.0-SUNRISE, whole genome shotgun sequence genome:
atgccatgaaacccatatgcttatgaaagcattaaccagcaTATTTTGACCAATCAAAGGAGATGTGAAGCCAGACcttgtcatgacatcatggcgttttgatgatgaaacagacatggtgacggttacatacgacagcggagagcaggaagtctactggctagagaacatcatgacaaagcagcgcttgggtttcatggaagaattgcataatgCCACTTGTACCAACATagaaatagactcaaaattggagttaatgcaagacatgttcaggtggaggcttcaaaatattcaggaacaagaagctgataaaggtgaatgtgatgacatggatgaagatcaagatgaagactccgaggaggaagaagatgacgcaagtgatggatactattcggataaagtaccttctgacgaatgattttaattttttttcctctttttttaagataattaaatgatatatttctatctttattagcaaaacaccaaaaaatactaaaaatggttaaccctaacaaaacaccaaaaataacaaaaaatatttttcctgcttaatattttatttactccgttattgtattttgtcatgttggtctgcataacgtcatttaaaaaaacgccaaacttagaagatgagacgtctataacctataaaactgataaaagctgatcaacacagtaaatacaaaaacagttactttattactatcatttattacaataaaaagtcccgcctaaactacgcgccaaaaaactcctataagagaggggtctatacactatgaaattaatcacacccagaaaacacaaaaacgcTATATCCTCTAAAAACCACTCCCTTAAAAGCgccacagatggcaaagctttcactaAAATGGATCCTTTTTTCTGAAGGGgttaactcaataatattttgctgaatgagatggacaaatattctagaaaagagactgatgacagtgatatgctatcatgtgagctttgttcttgatgattatatgcatggaataaagggatcaacccaagtgtaaaatgctattttggactacattattacaaatagcatcaagcaagagttgatctttaatgacatgccaccaaacaataatatcacaccaaaaaacaggatgccaATAAGCAACTTCTTCTGAAAAAGACCGGGTTTAtgaaggaaagttggcatctagctaaattATTCAAAAAAGGTTCAAAGCGCCAAAAACAAATTCAATAAGGAAGAAGCTGATGACATTGAAGATTGGAAAAAAAAATAGattaccattttttattatttttttttcattttatattgtattgatatcaagttatatgttgtcTTGTTATctaactagttgatgccccgcccgcgttgcggggcagtATGCCGAATAtttttcaaccaattaaaaaacattaagatagttttgctagaaaaaagTTAAAACGATGGTAAGACCGTAATTTTTTGCTCGGGGCAAAACTTTAATTTGTTAgaactaatgagcgagtgttaggcggCTATTTgacacaaaaaaaattaaatcgagtaaaccaattaaaacaaaacaattttatagttttgctaaaaacaTAAAGGATGGCGATACTTTATTTTTAACGGATGGCAGATTGTTTTTCTTGCCGggggtaaatatgtaatttgcCAAAAGCTAAAGCGATGGCGATACTCTAATTTTGAACCAGGGGCAAAGCAGTAATTTTGAACAGGGGAAAATTCGTAATTTTAAACCGGGGGTAAAATCGAAAAATACCTAGGCCAATGGGGAGTGCCATGCAGCAGTGACACTATTCCCTCACAcacctttaaaaaaaataaacgatTGCAATACTgttattttaaatttttaattagGAGCAAAACTGTAATTTTGGGTTGGGGTAAAATCTTAATTTGCCAAAAGATAAAGTGATGACAATACTGTAAATTTTTACCAAGGGCAAAAACATAACTTTGAGCATGGGTAaattcgtaattttaaactggggatAAAAACGTAAATACCAGGACTAATGAGGGAGTGCCAGGCAGCAGCCTGACACTATTGTCCCACGTTATGGCTGGCCGACCACCTCCGCCAGTAAAAACCAGAACTATTCCCGCCCATAGGGAATGTAAATATAGGGaattctctataaataaaatacattattatataaaacgccaaaaactacaaacaccaaaacgctagtagAATCAAAACTGGGAGAACAActgctggcaaagcaccttgAAAAGGgtattaaaacgccaaaaaaattcaCTAAACGCTAAAAGAAAAATTGGTCTTATTTTCATCTTATGTAAATATTAATtactcgtagtgaattattatacaaaacgccacAAACACCAAAAAAGTTAACCAGAAAACGATATAACaccaaaaaattatatatgtgacataaaaacaattaattcaacgccaaaaaggtaaataaatacaattaacgccaaaaaaaaattAGACGTCAGAAAATATCATACCGCATtgtgaaaataaaagaagaatgaaaagacacccccccccccccccccgcccttctctatgccgcgggacacgtgttgggccaggatgcgttctcaccgttctcacaatTTTGAGCGTTTCTCCCGAAACTGTTTGTATATAAATATagcatttttatttttttaaactttgtctttaatgtatttttttagaAGGTTAGATATTTAAGTTATTTACACAATTAGTCCCAGAAagatgaaatgacaaaaatgtccTCATATGACcagattttaacaaaaaaaaaatctaactaaGTTAGGAGTAAAAGACAAAACATGctggattttgaaacattaagtacaaactTAATCAATTTTAAACACAAGAGACACCGCCTAAAATTAGGTATCAAGATAAATGACAAAAGTTACAATTCGCTTATCAAATAATTTGACACCTGCACACGCTTTAGCTTTCTTACGTGACTAAAGTACAATTTAACCAGTTAAATCACGTGTCAAAAGAGGGTTAATAATTCAGGTGATTTATGTTTATTTCAAAACGTGACTAAAGTACAATTTAACCAGTTAAATCACGTGTCAAAAGAGGGTTAATAATTCAGGTGATTTATGTTTATTTTCCACGATGTTGTCTTCTTAACTTTTACATTTTTTCTACTATTAAATCTATAGACTTACACCTTCTTGTccaacatagggctagaactctcTGCCTCCTTGGGGAAGATACACTTTCATCACCCTTAACACCCTTAGGCTACAAGCCTTTAGTTTTTGTTTTTACAGAATGAATTGCAATCTAGCCAATCAGGAAAAATAACAACTTAATCATGAGCAGTAGTCAAAGGTTCAGTCAATCATCAGACCCTTTTTAAATAACACTAGGATAAATTAACATGACACATCAGCTAAAAGTAGCCAGCATGGCATCCACAAAAGCAACATCTCACTCCAGCAAGCTGCTGAAGGTTAATCACAGTACATAACTAGCAATGTCACTCTAAATCTAGTCACCGAATTAATCCTAATTATACATTTACATAATATTACTCCACAGAATAACCCCTCTCAATATTTAACCCTCTCTTACCTAAACTTTCTCTTCCGCTGACGAATCCCGTCACCTCTTGAACTCGAGTCCCCACTTTCAGGAGAGTCCTCGACAACAGCCTGTTCTTGTAAAACCAGACCACGGTTTCTTGATAACTTTCTAATTGGTGTTGTGGGCAAAGTTGTTTCGTTTTCTGTTTGTTGAGAATTTGCTGACGTGTCAGCAGTTGGAGTCCTATGTGGCATGAGTTCATCTCCTTCACTAACCGATTCTAGCATCAACTGTCGAATTAAAGACATCAAATTTAACAATCGAATATTTGATTACTAATTAAAAACAGATATACTATATTTGATAAAATGAGTGTAGGAAATCAAATTAAAGTAAAGCAAAAACTGAATGTCTTGTACAAATTACCTTCCAGTCTCTGAAATCAAATCTGAAGATAAAATGAGTGTAAGAAACCTCCTTTGAAGCGACTGCATTAGCAGCTGGAGCATTCCTTGGTGCTAAAAATAAATTAACACACAACAGTCAAAACCAAATTAAACAATTCTATTTACCAAAAAGGGGTTATTTTTAAATAACTTACAAACTAGATGACATCCTTCCTCGTTGACTTTAATTTCAGCCCGGCCATCTTTAACAAGAAAAGACAACGCAAACAAATTTTCAACCGTTTGTGCAAACGAGCTTCGGTTCAACACCAAGTTTTCAAGCTTGACATTTCTGTTCTTTCTTAAAACATTAAACATTGTTGCCATGTTTTTATCCGTGTCGGTCTTTTCTTCTGTAACACTTGCAGCAAGCTGCAAAAGTCAATGTGATTATAGCATAATCTTAAGTGACAAAATCCATAGGTTGGACTATAGATTGAGCTGTTTCCATTTTACCTACTCGTTTATTTTAGAGTAAATGCCTTTTTCGTCaggtttgaccagttttgtgactttcgtccaaaaaGTTCGAAATCTTGCCATTATCATCCAGCTCGCTAACTCTATCCATTTTTCTCAGTTAAGCCAAGGGTAATTTTGTCTTTTTGCTAACTTATTGGGTGATTCAgactttttcactttatgtacaagcatttggCATAAATGTACAAGCGAGTCTTTAAGTGAAAAAGACCAATATGcccttttaagttaacaaaaaagacggaaatgcccctgacttaacagaaaaaaatggatgaagttaacgagctggatgaaaatggcgaGAACTGCCCCAAaccttttaagttaacaaaaaagacggtaaagacaaacctttggacgaaagttgcaGAACTgccccaaacctcagggacaaaaatggcattttactctttatttaTCAATTTGAGCAATAACAAGAAATGCCCCAACAGAATGTAAAGTTACCTCTTCCGGACGAGCCTTTTCAGTTGGTCTTGATTGCTTTCTTTGTGCAGCAACCTTCCGTTGCTTGACTTCAGAATTCATCGGCCCAAGCCTGCAATCAACAAAGATAATTTTAAAGataagaaagagaagagaagggACAAAACTGCAACACACTATATAAAGATTGTGTTTACATTGTGCAACATCCATCACCGTTGCGAAAAACATGAGATACAGTGGTACCAATGTCCTTCCACTTAACAGAGTTTCTAACTTCATCACCACCAATTTGCCCAAAGTTCTTTAGTAGACAAGATACAAAATCTGCCGCAGTCATTCCTTCGCTGCCTTGTGCCTTAACAGATGTCATTAACGTGTTAGTGATGTCTAACAACGCTTCTGCATCAGCAACTTGTTCCCTAGGCTTCTGCACTGTAAGCAGATAAAAGATCATTTGTTAGGTTATCTATCATCacaagatcatgttttgaattgAGAAACACATTCATTTATCAAGTTTACCATTCTATATCCAAATTTATGAAAATGTGCAATAATGGGGTGTTTGTGATTGCTTCTTTGAACCATTTATATGTTTATTTATAGTACTTTGAACCATATGATGGATCAAAAGAGTGACCATAAAGCCATGAAGAACGCAATCATTGCAGACAAAATATGAAGATTAGGGAACACTAGGCGTGTTCATAAACCGCCCAAACCAAAGAAAGTCAGCCATTTTGAAATATAAACAGTCCAGTTTGCTGTTTGGTGTTGAAGGTTTGACAGTTTAAGTTTGGAACTTGAAACTGTAACTGTAAACTGATTAACTAAACAGCCATTTAACATtcaacattattttttttattttagtaataTAAAATTATGAATAcatattatattaataaacaaTCCTTGtcatttttcgaaaaattaataCAAAAAATAATACTTTTGAATACATAAAAATTGTCTAAAACTGGCtaaacaaactgtcaaaccatgAAAACCAACTAGTTCAGCAAACCCAACCAACCCAGCCAGTTCAGTttgtattttttcaaaatcatAGTTACTGATTCAACCCAAAATTTTCATCAAAACCAGCTGAACCCAAACATGAACACCCCTAGTGAACACAAACTTCtccaaaaaaaataatttaacacACAAAAATGTCACATTAAAAACCCTTAACTCCATCTAGTTCCCATTCTTCAGTGAAgcataacaaaaacaaaattaaatattGTGTTAAACAAGAAAGTCAATTAGCTCATAGCTTCAAACACACAAACACTAcacaatacaaaaaaaaaaaaaaaaaaaaaaaaaaaagcaggtAGCATAAATTACCTAGCTGATGCAGGCATTCAACTTCATCAAAAATGGAGTTAAACTTATCGGAATCCACTTTCGAAATATCATCTCTCTTCACTGCAACAACCACAAAACCATCAAATACCTCCACAATTAAACAATCATACAAAACCGTAACAAACTGTACGTATATATTACCGCTAATCAGATTCTTCACGGCAAGATACCGAGATCGAAGAACCCTACGTTCCACTCCATTACCGTCATCCTCTTCAACACGATCATTATTCTGCTCCGTGTTCCTCCGGTTAACGTCGCTCGGTTCGCCTTTAACGGCTCGAACCATGATTATTGACTTGATAATTCTTGTTGAATGACTCGCAATTGAATGGAAGACGTGAATCGAAGAAGATAAACATAAACCCTAGGTTTTCAATTGGGGAAAATTAGGGCAAGTAAGAAGATGAGAAATTGGGGGAATTTGAGTATTTATAGGATGAGGGAAAGAAGTTGAAATTTGGGCTCTAAagagtaaggggctgtttggtagcctcttaatgaccattcagatgctacctcttaatggtttaaaacctctgaatgaataagaggtaacctcaagtctgaatggttaagaggtaacctctgaatggtaaatgaTCACATGttacattcttctaccttctcattggtaaaattcttaatggttccattaagaggtagcctcttaatgaccattcagagactaccaaacagcccctaaaagaTTTCAAATTTGATGAAATTGCAAATGGGCCGCCATTGTTCTTCCAAAGTTTTTCATAGTCCCTCCAATTTGTTATTGGTTGATGTGCATTTTGCCCCCTCAAAGTTTATTTAACTTTAAAAGAGTCACAAAACAAATTGGAAATATGATTTCAGAAAGTATTTCCCATTACTTCCTATAATTATATTAcaagcggtaagacccgtgtgcaaatacgggtcgtttcttagaaaaccacgcataacacatattgatagaatatatagatatgtgtatagatattgtaccaaaacgtgttataTATTATACCCTTATACATTTACCAACCAAAATTCCTAAAAGTCAACCTTTGCGTCCTAAAAAACAAATCGGTGGCTTACAATTACACTGCCACCATTTCAAGTATAATATATTTAGTATTATTTCATCATATCATTATAGTATTAGTACGTTTAACCTTTCCCCACCTTATTTTACCTATAACACATACATTATCATAATATGcaatataatattaataatattctTAAAACGGTTTGGTCAAACCACCATGTTTATTATTAACCTTATCAACGTCGCATCTCTTCATCAACGTACAACGGCGGTTACTCCGGCTGGATAACCGTAGAATAAATTCATTATTCGTCACAGTTCAACAACCGTTACTAAAACCAACAAAAACATTCAAATACCGTCCTGATTTTATAGTTGATAACCAAACCAACACGTTTCCTTCGACAACCATTTCCCGTCGTTTCCCACCGTTTCACACCCTATATAACTCCTAATGGTACCAAAAATCTTCGTTCGTATCATCACACCGTTTGATCGATGTTGAATACTTTTGCGTGTACTTGCTTGCCGGAAGTTACGATTTGCAGGTTTGTGAAGAATTTGATTTAGAGAAGGTTTATCTCAGTGATTTGAAATTAATAGATGATATATGATTTTGTCTAAGTAATAGAGGATTTTAAGTTTCCTTTTCTGATAAGGTGTTTGTAAACAAAGAAATGgaaattgttgttgtggttgtgtGGTCGACGTTTAGACGGAAAAACGATTCGATTTTAGGGTTGTAGAAAACGAGCTGAGGAGAAAGAAGTTGGATAAAATAGAAAATCAATTTAGTTCTATTCGATAAGCTTTGGAGTCagcatgattttttttatttctaataTTATTGTTACGGATCTTCTTTCCTTTTCAAAACCACTCCGTATGCAACGCTTCACCAAAATTCGCTCTCAAAGGTTGCGTTGATTCTGTTTGTGAATGCACCGCTTCGCAAAAATTCCAACAATTATAAATACCGGATGCACAACTGCAATTGTTGGTTTGATTCATTCAACGTTAAAATCATCatgtaaatatgtaattgttGTGTTTCTTATTCTAGAAAGTAAAATTGATATCAAATCACCATAAATTTCATGATTCTTACttacagatatatatatataatatatatatatatatatatatatatatatatatatatatatatatatatatatatatatatatatatatagggtagggatcctaagagaagtccaccctatatgagaaacttgagaagcattctggaccacacatttttctaagcctttcgtaatatacacatatgtatagtttaaaattgactatatacatatatgtatattgagttatacacatatgtatatagtcaattttaaactatacatatgtgtatattacgaaaggcttagaaaaatgtgtggtccagaatgcttctcaagtttctcaactagcctatcacttctcacatgatccttatcctatatatatatatatatatatatatatatatatatatatatatatatatatatatatatatatatatatatatatgttctaTGTTCATTTCTCCTATGATTTTCATCTTAAACGAAATGTATGCATGGTCATttcaaattaattaattttagaTTAATTGGATATTTCAATAGGAGTGGGCTgattgttttacaaaactttcAAGATTGATCAGACTATTATGCTGGGTAGGATCTATAAAAAGCCATCGTAAGACACACATAATCAATAACCCGTTGCAACGCGCGGGTTGACGTCAACttgttatagctaaaagacaactgtaagtaaatataaaatatatttaacaaacttaataaaagatgtctaacaaacttaataaaattaccaattacatatgattattttcattcttttattcaaaaaaagagagtatccacccattgacaatataaattgttataaacataagtacatataaaagatgtctaacaaacttaataaaattcgaatacaacttaactttaacaagcattaactaagaacatacgatcacctgcctaaacaacacacatcaaacctcaCTCGAGAATTTGTTACGCAGCAACATGTCATTCGCTACATGTTGTGATCTGGTTAAATATGCTACTGTAAACAATGTAACAGCTGCTGatccaacaatctccctatacaacagatgatacgaaaacccttttttattactgatttttatttctcatcaacatctccctaatttgtcctttgaattgtagttcaaagtccagGGAGAACATGTCTTCTTTATCATCCCTCTCAAGTTAAAGGCCCAACAAATCTTGGAGATCGTATGCATTCAGATTATATGAACTATCCATTTTAAtctcttcaacactaccatctgatctgatcaaagtcaatacttgggtttttgagcatgacttccactttactatttttggatcagttggttttcttgggcaaagaattattgaagatgagtttggtgattgtggTCTGCTAACTAAATTTGCAATTGAATCAGACAAATCAGATGATGAGAGAAGGTTTTTCGGAGTACCGATTTTTAGAGGCAGAGCAGCAAGTTGTAGGATAGACTGAGTTTTGAAGAACATTTGAATGTTCAGTTCTAACTTCTTCCAGCTTTTTGTAGGTCTCAACTATCTTCTGTTTAGACCATCGGGCAATGGATCTAACTGGACCATAACCAGCAAccacaagctctgctctcattcttttaaacttcaatacctcatctgaatccactgttttgactttctTCCAATTAGGTGGAGTTGGCTTTACCAGAGGATCATTGTTCATTTTTGTGATTCTATCGATATTAGTTTTTCTCTTACGTGTGGAGATGATTTCTGGTGAAGGAGAATGTTTTGGTAGTGAAGATGAATGTATGGGAAATCTTTGTGACATTGGAGATGGTTGGATTGTGGTTGGTGTAGTGAAAATGATCATGGCAGATGTTTGAGAAACttctgctgaaacaactggtgtcttaGCAGCTGTTTGGTAAACATCTGCTGATACTTTTGTGTTCCCAACATCTATTGACAAAATGGGTGATGATGGTGTGGAAGGTATTTTCTCCTTCTTTTGTGGTGGTTTttttggagaaggttgggatttaggttgagcaggggatacaatttctgtaggattaacttttgaatctggtggcaactttctcagtgaatctttctccccctttttggcatcattatcaccatcatcatctttctcaaagattgatgtaGAGGTGGAGCCAGTAAGTTCCAACAGATGTTCCTTAATGTTCATAATGTTTGCTTGTGTGTCTTTATACCTGGTATCAACCaaatttctgataaattccaAACTGAAATTGCGGTTACTTTCAACCAAATTCCTCTGAGCTTGAAGGATGGGTTGtgtaacgcccggctattttgtactttccatttataggaGGTTTCGTTCGTagttctatttttggaaaccttgtattcttgtaatcatttcctttccttgtaatctttatcaaatcgagacttggatcattaatgaaactgGTATTTTATTACGTATATGTCATACGCACTCTAATTATGCTCGTATGTTCAACTTCGTGAAACAATTGATGTTTAATCATCactcttggaaactatgtgtgaaacttgtaattaaactaaaacTTATGCCTTGAACGCGTTCTGAACGAGGATGATACTTGGTTATGACGTTTATACGcttaaatatactttggttgtgatcatcatgcttaactacaccttatactatgcttatttatacaacggttaatcatctaatatgtgacatatacttgtcacttacaaacatgttacatacttgtacattacactttttacctagttaaatcatgttttatttcatatttcaccttgttacaagttaggggaaacattgttgcatattattacacaacttaactaacaaaattactcattataatgttttaaaaaaataaaaaaataaagaaatatggcagccccaattcagcaaaattcagccccatatagttgggttttgtgggctagtttcaaggtgtaaccccttctaaacacttccaaagcccaacccattgaaaccttaatccttccccctataaataccacttataaccagcctccctaccatttttgcaacactaaaaactctcaaaacatcctccaaaccgtagctgaaagcaaaggttcgagcagattgacaccccttcacgaaaatgagcataactcactcaattcttatccgattcacttgattctttttcctacttgcttggataatcatggggttcgattcctagacttctccttggagaaatcagacctggaaatgccctgaaatagtccataaactttctgtttgtttttatgttcatcaaaaacttgtttaaacctatgtaacttgtgttcaacacatctcatacctatgtcctaatgcttacaacttatcccatggttggttaagcttaaaaacaaggttgtgacatttaaaatcagaggattaaaccttataaacttggtgttttgtctagggtttcaacccacaaatcatgtcaaacatagcctttgatacatgagtgattatggaacaacttgggttgtcccaaacatacaatcctcacgtgatttgatgatttctattagttagtttactttacatacttgtaatgaccttagttcatgaccctccttggttgtttttacatc
This genomic interval carries:
- the LOC110897570 gene encoding non-structural maintenance of chromosomes element 4 homolog A; protein product: MVRAVKGEPSDVNRRNTEQNNDRVEEDDGNGVERRVLRSRYLAVKNLISVKRDDISKVDSDKFNSIFDEVECLHQLVQKPREQVADAEALLDITNTLMTSVKAQGSEGMTAADFVSCLLKNFGQIGGDEVRNSVKWKDIGTTVSHVFRNGDGCCTMLGPMNSEVKQRKVAAQRKQSRPTEKARPEELAASVTEEKTDTDKNMATMFNVLRKNRNVKLENLVLNRSSFAQTVENLFALSFLVKDGRAEIKVNEEGCHLVSPRNAPAANAVASKEVSYTHFIFRFDFRDWKLMLESVSEGDELMPHRTPTADTSANSQQTENETTLPTTPIRKLSRNRGLVLQEQAVVEDSPESGDSSSRGDGIRQRKRKFR